GAATCTGTGACAACAGCATGGGAAATCGGACGTAGCATGCTGTCCTTCCCACCATGCCCTCCGTACTCGCTCTCTTCGCCCATCCTGATGACATTGAATTTGTTGCCGCTGGCACCATGCTCCTCCTCCAGGAGCGCGGCTGGGACCTGCATTACATGAATATGTGCACGGGCAATGGTGGCTCGGTGCAAATGGATGGCCCCACCACCTCCCGCACACGTCTGGCGGAAGGGCAGGAGGCCGCCCGCATCCTGGGGGCCACGTTTTACCCGCCCATCGCCGATGACCTGGAGCTCACTTACAGCGTGCCATTGCTGCGTAAAGTAGCTGCGGTGGTCCGTGAGGCACAGCCCACCATCGTCCTCACTCATTCACCTGCCGATTACATGGAAGATCATCAGAATGCGCAACGACTGGCTTGCACCGCCGCGTTTGCCCACCCGATCCAGAATTTCGTCACCGATCCGCAACGCCCCTCCTTCCTGCATGACGTGACCGTTTATCATGCCATGCCTCACGGGCTCTGCGATCCCCTCCGCAAGCGCATCCACGCCGGTGCTTATGTCAACACCACCAGCGTCCATGCGAAAAAGCGCGAATCCCTCGCTGCCCACGTCAGCCAAAAGCATTGGCTGGATGTCACGCAGGGCATGGATTCCTACCTCGTCAGCATGGATGAATCTTCGCGCAAGGTCGGGGCCCTTTCTGGTCAGTTTGAGTTTGCCGAAGGCTGGCGTCGTCATTTGCATCTGGGCTTCAGTGCCACCGCAGTGGATCCTCTCAAAGATGCCTTGGGTGAAGACTGCCTTATCAATGAAAGCTATGAAGCCTCGCTGAAAGAGTAGAGAAAGCGGCTACTTTCTGTCGCCAAGAAGCAAATGGGGCCATGAGAGATTCCGCATGGCCCAAAAGTCTCACACCTCGGCCAGTCTCTTCAAGAGTTCTTCTGGCGTTTGTCCATTCAGATTTTTCTTCACTCGCAGGACCAATTTGTCACGCATGAGTGGTGGCAGTTGGTCTAAAACGGCACCGTGAATCTCAGGTGAGGCCACCAGTCCCCAGGTGTCGATGTTATGTTCGTCGATCAATTCCCCGATTCGCTGACCAATCTTGCGAATAGCGCGCAGTTCCAACTCGGCTTCCAAGGGCAGTCGCTCGGCGGATGAATTGCCCTGTCCCATGGATTCCATGGCAGAAAAGCCACCGGCTTTGTCGGTGACTTGGTCGCTTAATTTTTCCAGTGATTCAGGAATGTCCATGGCATCAAGGGCAGTGATTCGCCCCTCTGCATGTCCGCGATAGGCAATGAAGTGTCCGCGATCCGTGACGATAAGAAGTTCAGGCAAGGTTTTCATGTGGAGTCAAGTTTCTTCTCCTTCATCGCTACCGCTTACCTATCTGGCCCTCAGGAAGTGTAGATGATACAAATCACCGCGCTCCCTGAACGTAAAAAGAATCTTCGCTACTCTCGCACACTCAAACGGAAAAAAACACGGCTCGGCAATGTTTCCCCCGTCGCAGGAGTGGCGATCGCTTGCATCACTTGCGGATCCTCTGCGGGGGATGATTCAGTGGTGAGTGCGACGTTGAGTGAAAGACTGCCATTGTTCTGGCCACTCCGGAACCAATGAATCAGATCTGTGGACCATTCGACTTCGGCTGTGATGTCCTGCCGATTCAAGGCGCGGTTAAAACCAAAGATCGCGTTACTCTGAGTCACCGTGATGGACATCATGCCTTTGTTCCGACTGTCTCCAGGCAGAGAGCCCATGTAGTATTCCAAAAGATTCGACACACCATCACCATCAGCGTCATCATTGGCACCTCGTTTGGCGGAATCTTGGATCAGGTTGAAAGACCAATTTTGAACAGGCCGGTCGGCAATGCTAGCTGTGGCACTTGAATTCATCCCAAGGGTGTAACTTGTATCTGCAACAGCTGCGATTTGGACCACCTCTCCACCTTCAGCTAGGTCATCCGGTAAAATCACCAAGGGTAAATTGGCAGACGATTGCCCCTCTGGGATGACGATGGAGTTCTGAAATCCTGAATAATCCAGTCCAGTGGTAGCACTGCCAGCCGCGGCTAGAGGCACCGTTAGGGCACTGGTCGTGCTGCCAGTGCGTGAAATAGTAAACAACACAGCTTGGTCGCTTCCGCTTTCACCGGCGGCAGAATCAGGCGCTGTAAGTGTGACAACGCTGGCTGCATTGGATGTCGAAAACGGAATCACAAGGATGCGTAGATCGATCGGCTGATGCGTCCCGTTGATCTGTGGTAAATCCTGGGTAAATACTCGGAACTGATTGCCGTTAGTGGCCCACGCCACGATGTTATCTTCCGCTGCCGCAGATCGGGATGAATCAGCGGTGATCAAGAGTGCTGCTGTCGAGGGATTGATGACTGTTCCATCACCGAAAAGTAGGTCCATTCCCTCAGATCCAGGGATTGCGGTGAGTCCCAATTCACTCAGGCCTGCATTCATGTGGGTGACTGCCCCTCCACTGCTGATGGCCGCTGCAAAAACGCCCATCGTCTCTGCTGGAATGTACACAAAGCTAAACGTGCCCGCCTGCCCAGACGCATCATTGTCACGCACATCCACCACCCACCGACCGTCCTCGGTGCGAATCGAGCAAACATTGTCTCCTAAGGATCCCCCATTGCCATTGGTCACTGCCAGTAAATTGCCTGCCGTGGACAGTCCATCGATCCCATAAGTTCCTAGAACACTCAGCAGAGACACAGATACCCCCGCAGGAAGATTGCCACTCAAAATCGCGCCCGTGCTATCCACACTTGCACCTGTCCATCCTGCTTCATACGGCAAGTAGGCCACACTGATACCTGCTGTCTCTTCGGCTGTGGCAGGGTTTGCGGTAGAGCTGTTGTCATTCGCATTGTCCAGCACGCTGATATTGGCACTGCCATCCGTCCCCGCAAAAGGCAGAGCAAGATTGTCCAGAGCATTTAAGCCGGCAGAGATGGTCGTTGGGCTGTTCCAGTTCGTTGCCAGCGTAATGCCAGAATTGAAGGGGATCACTGCACCAGAAATCTTCAGGGACAAATCACCCTCGTTGTTTCCAGGCAAGTTGAAATCATAGGGCGGTAGGCTGGTTCCCACGACTGTCCACGCTGGCAGGTCAAACAAACCGACCGAGCGTTTTTTGGAATCAGTGGGCACCGGGGCTTCGACGAAAACGGACACCGTCACTGCAACAGAATCTGCAACTTGCCCGAGGCTGTCGGTGGCTTTGGCGGTGAATGTGTACGTGCCTGGCGGTAGATTGGTTAGACTGAGGCTGAATGGGGCCTGGGTATCCAATCCCAGAGAGGTCATGGCTGCAGTTCCTTTGAAAAATTCCACCTGACTCACGGGTGCCTCTTTATCGAGAGCATTGACCGTTAGTGTCACATTCCCAGGTGCTGGGATCGCCGTGCCATTGCTGGGAGCAGTTATCGAAATAGTGGGCAATTCATCACCTACCTGAACAGTGATTTTAGCGATGTTGGAAAGCGTGGCCGCATTCGTATTGTCCACCGCAACCGCCGAAAGATTGTGCGTGCCTAACGATGGATTTGTCCATGCAAAGGCATACGGAGCCGTCGTGTCTTCTCCCAACTTCACCCCTTCTCGGTAGAATTCCACACGCCGGATAGAACCATCCGCATCTGCTGCTGTGGCGGTGAGATTGATAGTCACGGGTGTAGCAAAAGCAGCCCCCTCGATAGGGGTATCTAAGGTAATCGTCGGCGCCTGGTTCTCTATCGTGCTGAAACGCCGGGGTGTAGAACTACTGGTTAGGCTACCATCGGAAACAGCGGCATACCACTCGTAGTTTTTTCCAGCTTCGAGGCCTGTCCAATTCAGGGCAGCCACACTGCCCCCTGCTGGTACGGCAACTGTACCCAATGGCACCCAGTTCATCACTGGAACCTGCATATTGTAAGGAAGCTGAACCGTGGATTCCCAAGAGGGAATATCATCACTGGCATTGACAGCACGATCAAGAGTGGGGGAGTAACTTTGCAGACGGATGGAATTGCTCGCGGGTGAGAAGGTCAGAGTCCGAAGAAATCCATTGCCGCCATTGGTCGTCCCTTGGTAATCGGAAAGCACCGAGTAAACGGTTCGGCCCTCGTAAACATCTGCTCTCCGTCCCTCTGCATGGATGTGCCCGCAGAGCATGAGAAAAAAGTTCGGGTTGTCCTTCAGCGCATCATAGATGCCTCGACCTTGTGCGCTAAAATTGGCTGGATTACCACCGCCGATGATGGAATGGCTGGTGGCGATAGCTCGCCGATGTGGATGAGCTTTCAGTAAAGCATCTGCCCAGTTGAGGATGGCGGCATTTGGGGTCGTATCATAGGCAAAGTGAATGGCGATGAAATCCAGTCCACTCGCGCTGAAAAGCTGATAGTTATTCGTATTGTCACTGCCATAGTTTCCTCCCCAATAGGTTCGCTTGGCGAAACGATTGATGCCAAAATATTGATTATAAAAGGAGGTAGAACCACCGTCATAGTTGCCAATAGGGTCGATGTCATGATTGCCCGGTGCCACGCCAAAGGGGACTCCGTGTGCGAGCAGCGTGGTCACCGGATTTTCTAAGCGTGCCATGGCAGCAGAGGCTCGTGTCCATTCGATGTCGTTGCCTCCATTGTTACCCTTTTGCACGATGTCTCCCATGTGACTCACAAAGGCGATATTGCGAGCATTCCTGTTGTCCACGACCCACTTCGTTTGCGCTCCAAAAGTGGCGATGAGTTGCTGCACCGTGATGGTATCGGCATGGCCAGATGCACCCTCAGAATAGAATTGAGTGTCAGGGATTTGGATGAGATTGAAATCGGGGCCTGGAGCTATTGGCGTGGTATGACGACCGTAAAAAGTTACGGTCATCGCATCGCCGTTGTCGTCAAAAACATCCGCCTTTAGCTGAACTGAGGCTTCAGTAACTGAGGTTTCATTCGCTGGTGTAGATAATGCCACCGCAGGATGATTCGCTGAGGGAAGAATATGCAGGGTGGCTACATCGCTTTCACGGGTTGCTCCTCGTTCGTCCAGCACCCGGGCAGTAACCGTGTATTGACCGATCGCAGGGGCTAACCAAATGTATTGATAAGGGGCGCTCGAGTCTTCCCCCACTTTCACCCCGTCCACCAAGAAATCCACCTTAACCACGGGGCCATCTTCGTCAGCAGCGATCGCCTCAAAAGTAACGGGGGATGAGACTGCCGCGCTGGACACTCGTGGCGGCTGAGTCAGTGTGATCGTGGGTTCGATATTTGGCACACCAAAAGGCACACCAGCCACCCAAAGGGGGCCACTGGTCAGTGCGCCGACATCAGCTCCGGCCGAACTCGCAGTCGTTGTGCCGCTGCCTTCATTGAGACCAAAACGTCCGATCAAGCCCGTAGCACTGATGATGGGTTGATCTTTACTCGAAGCGATCTCTGTCGCACTCCGTGCATAATTCCAGACACGTGCTTCATCAATACGCCCTCTAAATGCACCTTCTGCAAGACCGGCAGAATTCAAAGCGGTGCCGATACCAAAATGCTGAATGCTGTCATAACGTGGGCGCGCATTTGCGGTGACTGTTGTCGTGCCTACTTCCACTCCATTGAGATACAATTTCCACGTGCTTGAGCCATGGTCAAACGTTGCGGCCGCGTGATGCCAGGCATTGTTAGACACAGGGTCGTGGCTGGCCGTGATGGGGAAGTTTACACCCGCAGCGATGCCAGTGCCGGGCTGTGCTTCAAAGTCAGCCACGAGTTGTCCCGCTGAATTGATACCAAAGAAGATGTTGCAGTCCACGTTACTGCCATCGCTTTCCCCACGGCCTTTGCCAAAAAGCGGCACAGCACTCACACCTCCTGAACCTGAGCCTGATGTACGGCCAGCTCCCTCACGCCTGAACCAGCATTCCAGGGTGAATCCTGCATCGCTCATTTGCCCCACGTTCAGTGTCGGCGCAGTTCCCATCGTCACGTAGTCATTCTGGCCATCGAATGACAAGGCTGTGTTGGCTGGGATGCTGGCGGGATCCAGCGTGATGGTCACCTGGGTTAGGGGTGTAGTGGCCACATTTCCTTCATTATCCGTAGCTCTAGCTTGGTAGTCATAATGACCGGCTGTTAGACCGACATCTGTGAACGAATACGGGGCGCTGCTATCTGTTGCAATGACTGCCCCGTTGCGCAGAAATTCCACGTGGATCACACTGCCATCGGCATCTGTCGCGGTGGCTTCCAAGTCAAAATTTGCAGTTCCCGTGGCTGAGGCTGCCGGGGCAGGGGACGTCAGCGTCACGACTGGCAATACTGGCGCGGTAAAGAAAGCAAAGCTGAAGACATCATCTGCGGCCGCTGAAGCATTTTGAAGGTTAGGCGTTGCTGCGGGAAGATCGCGACATTCAATAACCCAACGGTTATTTGCCTGATCCCAGGCGGATGAAACGATGTTATCTGTAGTGTTGCCCACACCACCCTCCGGACTCACCAAGAGCGTGCCAGTCTGGTTAGATTCTCCGGCGATTGTGAGATACCAGATACCTGTTGCACCTTTGGTGACACCGATGTTTTTACCTGGAGTATGGGCGGAAATATCCAGGCTAGCATCGCCATTGACTCGGCCAATCGCAGTGAGTTTTTCGCTCCCGACTTTATCGAGTGGCAAGTACACAAAACCGACCCCGTCATTTTCATAGCTGGCTCCATCCACTCCATTGTCATGGCTATAGATTGTAAACGAGCCATTCGCGTTCGCTTGGGACAAAGCGTAGTTATCTTCGTTTCGTGCTCCAGCGACCAAGAGGATTCCGTTCTGAGCGGCATTGTTTCCGGTGAGGGAATTGAGGTTGAGCGTGTATTGCCCACTGGGCGAGGCGAGATCAATGAAGTGGGTATTTAATCCCAAGGCAGAGTTTCCTACCAACTGAGTCAGCTCGCCATTATTGACAGTATTTCGGGCGATACCGCCGATCCATCGAGTGTAAGGGAAGAAACCAAAATTGACATCCATATTCACCTCGCCTCCAGCCGGAGAACTGAATAGTGCGATGGTATAATCTGTTAGACCATCATTGGGACCGAAACCCGCCGTGGCAAAAAAACGACCGATGGTGTCACCTTGGGCCGTGTTATCTCGCGACAATTCAGAAACGATGGGAATGAGCACCCCAACATCTGGATCCACACCCGTGCCGAAGTTTAGGCTATAGTCACCTCGGTTTCCCCCTTCGATAGAAAAGTGGGCTGAGCTCCCCGCCTTCTTCGTGAGGGTGACAGAGGTCTCCTCATTGCCGGCATCATTTTGGGTCACCGTAAGTCCTCCAAACTCGGTGCTTTGAGCTGCGACGAAAAGGGGTAGCCAGAAACAGGCCATTGCTAAAACATGAGGCAAACGAATCATATCATCGGGGGGATGGACCAATCTTAAAAATGCATTAGCGGACTAATGGTGTGACTTTGACGGGAGCAGGCGGAGCCACCACGACAGTGGTCGCTGGCGTCTCCCCGAGGGCTCGCTGGGCCTTCTCTAACAGGGTAGCGAAGTAAGGTTGTCCTCGTTCTAAATTCGGTCGGGCTAGGATGTGATCTCTTAACTCCAGCCAGATCTTTTGGGCCTCTTTCGGCCGTCCCCACTGACCTAGTAGTTGCGCCTTTCGCGCTAGCCATTCATGCGGCTTTGGACTGACTTGGTACAGCCCTTCTAGGTGACGTAGTGCCACCTCATACTGTCCCGCATTCACCGTCATTTCGAAGGCTCTTTCGAGCAGTTCAGGGTGCGATTGCAATTTTGTTACTGCTTCATTCAATACCCTTGCTGATTCGGTGATATTGCCCTTTGAGAGCCAAACATCAGCCATTTCAAAAAACACCTCAGCTTCTGGCTGGCTGCAATTCTCGATCACTTCTTGAAAGTCACAGATCGCTTCGTCCGGTCGCTGGAGTTGGATTCGCACCCGGGCACGTTCTGTGAGCGCCTTCGCATGTTTCGGATGCGTTGCTAGAAACTCATTCAACATGGATTCTGCTGCCCGCCATTGGCCGCCTTTGGCGAGAGCCATACCCTGCACCAGCGCCACTGGGTATTGGCCTGGCGCAAGCCTTTCTGCACACTCCAGCGCCACCAAAGCCGAGCTCCACTCGCCATGTTCCTCACAGATCACAGCGAGGCGAAAATGCAGGTCCGCATTTTTCGGCTCGTTCTTCAATGCCTTCTCAATCTCGCTCACCACCTCATGGTAATCTCCATGGGCATCAGCATACCCCGCGCAGCCCCAAATGAGGCTGAACATCAGAATGCGAAAGCGAGTAGCAGAATAATAAGGCAGGAGTGCCATTCACAGCTCCAAAGCTCCAAATTCGCTGATTCCCAAGTGAAGGTTTTGACACAAGCTTTTCGCCGCTATGAGCACCCCAACTCAATGCCCCCTGAAACCATGGACATTAGGGTTTCGCCCCGCATGACATCTCTTCTGTGTGACATTAAAATCACGTCTCTGAAGGCATCAAAAACAAACGGACGATCTTGGGGAAAGGTAAATTGCGGCTGAAAATCAAGCGAGCATTCCGTACATTCCTAGATGCCGTTTCGTCTTCTTCTTTTCTCTGTCGCGCTCCACAGCTCCTTTCTTCTG
This region of Prosthecobacter dejongeii genomic DNA includes:
- a CDS encoding PIG-L deacetylase family protein: MPSVLALFAHPDDIEFVAAGTMLLLQERGWDLHYMNMCTGNGGSVQMDGPTTSRTRLAEGQEAARILGATFYPPIADDLELTYSVPLLRKVAAVVREAQPTIVLTHSPADYMEDHQNAQRLACTAAFAHPIQNFVTDPQRPSFLHDVTVYHAMPHGLCDPLRKRIHAGAYVNTTSVHAKKRESLAAHVSQKHWLDVTQGMDSYLVSMDESSRKVGALSGQFEFAEGWRRHLHLGFSATAVDPLKDALGEDCLINESYEASLKE
- a CDS encoding host attachment protein — protein: MKTLPELLIVTDRGHFIAYRGHAEGRITALDAMDIPESLEKLSDQVTDKAGGFSAMESMGQGNSSAERLPLEAELELRAIRKIGQRIGELIDEHNIDTWGLVASPEIHGAVLDQLPPLMRDKLVLRVKKNLNGQTPEELLKRLAEV
- a CDS encoding Ig-like domain-containing protein produces the protein MIRLPHVLAMACFWLPLFVAAQSTEFGGLTVTQNDAGNEETSVTLTKKAGSSAHFSIEGGNRGDYSLNFGTGVDPDVGVLIPIVSELSRDNTAQGDTIGRFFATAGFGPNDGLTDYTIALFSSPAGGEVNMDVNFGFFPYTRWIGGIARNTVNNGELTQLVGNSALGLNTHFIDLASPSGQYTLNLNSLTGNNAAQNGILLVAGARNEDNYALSQANANGSFTIYSHDNGVDGASYENDGVGFVYLPLDKVGSEKLTAIGRVNGDASLDISAHTPGKNIGVTKGATGIWYLTIAGESNQTGTLLVSPEGGVGNTTDNIVSSAWDQANNRWVIECRDLPAATPNLQNASAAADDVFSFAFFTAPVLPVVTLTSPAPAASATGTANFDLEATATDADGSVIHVEFLRNGAVIATDSSAPYSFTDVGLTAGHYDYQARATDNEGNVATTPLTQVTITLDPASIPANTALSFDGQNDYVTMGTAPTLNVGQMSDAGFTLECWFRREGAGRTSGSGSGGVSAVPLFGKGRGESDGSNVDCNIFFGINSAGQLVADFEAQPGTGIAAGVNFPITASHDPVSNNAWHHAAATFDHGSSTWKLYLNGVEVGTTTVTANARPRYDSIQHFGIGTALNSAGLAEGAFRGRIDEARVWNYARSATEIASSKDQPIISATGLIGRFGLNEGSGTTTASSAGADVGALTSGPLWVAGVPFGVPNIEPTITLTQPPRVSSAAVSSPVTFEAIAADEDGPVVKVDFLVDGVKVGEDSSAPYQYIWLAPAIGQYTVTARVLDERGATRESDVATLHILPSANHPAVALSTPANETSVTEASVQLKADVFDDNGDAMTVTFYGRHTTPIAPGPDFNLIQIPDTQFYSEGASGHADTITVQQLIATFGAQTKWVVDNRNARNIAFVSHMGDIVQKGNNGGNDIEWTRASAAMARLENPVTTLLAHGVPFGVAPGNHDIDPIGNYDGGSTSFYNQYFGINRFAKRTYWGGNYGSDNTNNYQLFSASGLDFIAIHFAYDTTPNAAILNWADALLKAHPHRRAIATSHSIIGGGNPANFSAQGRGIYDALKDNPNFFLMLCGHIHAEGRRADVYEGRTVYSVLSDYQGTTNGGNGFLRTLTFSPASNSIRLQSYSPTLDRAVNASDDIPSWESTVQLPYNMQVPVMNWVPLGTVAVPAGGSVAALNWTGLEAGKNYEWYAAVSDGSLTSSSTPRRFSTIENQAPTITLDTPIEGAAFATPVTINLTATAADADGSIRRVEFYREGVKLGEDTTAPYAFAWTNPSLGTHNLSAVAVDNTNAATLSNIAKITVQVGDELPTISITAPSNGTAIPAPGNVTLTVNALDKEAPVSQVEFFKGTAAMTSLGLDTQAPFSLSLTNLPPGTYTFTAKATDSLGQVADSVAVTVSVFVEAPVPTDSKKRSVGLFDLPAWTVVGTSLPPYDFNLPGNNEGDLSLKISGAVIPFNSGITLATNWNSPTTISAGLNALDNLALPFAGTDGSANISVLDNANDNSSTANPATAEETAGISVAYLPYEAGWTGASVDSTGAILSGNLPAGVSVSLLSVLGTYGIDGLSTAGNLLAVTNGNGGSLGDNVCSIRTEDGRWVVDVRDNDASGQAGTFSFVYIPAETMGVFAAAISSGGAVTHMNAGLSELGLTAIPGSEGMDLLFGDGTVINPSTAALLITADSSRSAAAEDNIVAWATNGNQFRVFTQDLPQINGTHQPIDLRILVIPFSTSNAASVVTLTAPDSAAGESGSDQAVLFTISRTGSTTSALTVPLAAAGSATTGLDYSGFQNSIVIPEGQSSANLPLVILPDDLAEGGEVVQIAAVADTSYTLGMNSSATASIADRPVQNWSFNLIQDSAKRGANDDADGDGVSNLLEYYMGSLPGDSRNKGMMSITVTQSNAIFGFNRALNRQDITAEVEWSTDLIHWFRSGQNNGSLSLNVALTTESSPAEDPQVMQAIATPATGETLPSRVFFRLSVRE
- a CDS encoding tetratricopeptide repeat protein produces the protein MALLPYYSATRFRILMFSLIWGCAGYADAHGDYHEVVSEIEKALKNEPKNADLHFRLAVICEEHGEWSSALVALECAERLAPGQYPVALVQGMALAKGGQWRAAESMLNEFLATHPKHAKALTERARVRIQLQRPDEAICDFQEVIENCSQPEAEVFFEMADVWLSKGNITESARVLNEAVTKLQSHPELLERAFEMTVNAGQYEVALRHLEGLYQVSPKPHEWLARKAQLLGQWGRPKEAQKIWLELRDHILARPNLERGQPYFATLLEKAQRALGETPATTVVVAPPAPVKVTPLVR